A genomic region of Streptomyces rimosus contains the following coding sequences:
- a CDS encoding TetR/AcrR family transcriptional regulator, with protein sequence MGTVTSSRAAKEPQQERSRATRRALLEAAVSCLAERGWSGSTVSVVAERAGVSRGAAQHHFRTREDLFTAAVEHVAEMRQSALKAVANDLPPTGSSARTRIVVEEIVGLYTGPLFRAALHLWVAASDEEPLRERVTALEARVGREAHRTAVALLGADEAVPGVRETVQGLLDMSRGLGLATLLTDDKPRRDRVVTQWAHILDTVLNGG encoded by the coding sequence ATGGGTACGGTGACCTCCTCCCGCGCCGCCAAGGAGCCGCAGCAGGAACGCAGCCGCGCCACCCGCCGCGCCCTGCTGGAAGCGGCCGTCTCCTGCCTCGCCGAGCGGGGCTGGAGCGGCAGTACGGTCTCCGTCGTCGCGGAGCGCGCGGGCGTCTCGCGGGGGGCCGCCCAGCACCATTTCCGTACCCGCGAGGACCTGTTCACGGCCGCCGTCGAGCATGTCGCGGAGATGCGGCAGAGCGCGCTCAAGGCGGTGGCGAACGACCTGCCGCCCACCGGATCGTCGGCACGCACCCGTATCGTCGTCGAGGAGATCGTCGGCCTCTATACGGGTCCTCTTTTCCGCGCCGCCCTGCATCTGTGGGTGGCCGCTTCCGACGAGGAGCCGCTGCGCGAGCGGGTCACCGCCCTGGAGGCCCGGGTGGGCCGCGAGGCGCACCGCACGGCGGTCGCCCTGCTGGGCGCCGACGAGGCGGTCCCCGGCGTCCGCGAGACCGTACAGGGCCTCCTCGACATGTCCCGCGGCCTCGGCCTCGCCACGCTCCTCACCGACGACAAGCCCCGCCGCGACCGCGTGGTGACACAGTGGGCGCACATCCTGGACACCGTGCTGAACGGGGGCTGA
- a CDS encoding enoyl-CoA hydratase family protein gives MTDATPDATPDGPLVRRAHDRGVTVLTLDSPRNRNALSRRLVGELHEALAEAAGSAGTRAVLLTHTGTTFCAGADLTEATDPAAAAASGPLGLARLLRTIIELPKPVVARVTGHVRAGGLGLLGACDLSVAGPGATFAFTEARLGLAPAVISMPLLPRMDPRAASRYYLTGERFDAAEAARTGLVTMAADDPDAALEPVLAGLRKGSPQGLAESKALVTAEVLRAFDRDTAALAETSARLFASDEAREGMTAFLQRREPSWVR, from the coding sequence ATGACCGACGCCACACCGGACGCCACCCCGGACGGACCGCTGGTACGGCGCGCCCACGACCGGGGCGTCACCGTCCTCACCCTCGACTCCCCACGCAACCGCAACGCGCTCTCCCGGCGCCTGGTGGGCGAGCTCCACGAGGCGCTGGCAGAGGCGGCCGGGTCCGCCGGCACCCGCGCCGTGCTGCTCACCCACACCGGGACGACGTTCTGCGCGGGAGCGGACCTGACGGAGGCCACGGACCCCGCGGCAGCCGCGGCCTCCGGCCCGCTCGGCCTCGCCCGCCTGCTGCGGACGATCATCGAACTCCCCAAGCCGGTCGTCGCCAGGGTCACCGGCCATGTACGCGCGGGCGGCCTCGGCCTCCTCGGCGCCTGCGACCTGTCGGTGGCGGGCCCCGGCGCCACGTTCGCCTTCACCGAGGCCCGCCTCGGCCTCGCCCCCGCCGTGATCTCCATGCCGCTGCTGCCCCGTATGGACCCGCGGGCCGCGTCCCGCTACTACCTGACCGGCGAGCGCTTCGACGCCGCCGAAGCGGCCCGCACCGGCCTGGTGACGATGGCCGCCGACGATCCCGACGCGGCCCTCGAACCGGTGCTGGCCGGGCTGCGCAAGGGCTCCCCGCAGGGCCTGGCGGAGTCCAAGGCCCTGGTCACCGCCGAAGTCCTGCGGGCCTTCGACCGCGACACCGCGGCCCTCGCCGAGACCTCGGCCCGCCTCTTCGCCTCCGACGAGGCCCGCGAGGGCATGACCGCCTTCCTCCAGCGCCGGGAACCGTCATGGGTACGGTGA
- a CDS encoding 4-coumarate--CoA ligase family protein, whose amino-acid sequence MVFHSQYADVAPVDLPIHEAVLGRSATEHAALPALIDGQDGTTLSYAELDGASRRIAAALADAGVLPGDVLALHSPNTIAYPAVFYAASRCGAAVTTVHPLCTSGEFAQQLRDSGANWIVTVAPLLETARSAAEQTGGITEVFVCDGAVGHRSVRDMIASTAPEPAVRIDPAHDVAVLPYSSGTTGTPKGVMLTHRNIATNLAQLNRLVGSGPGDRVLAVLPFFHIYGLTALINSPLRNGSTVVVLPRFDLEHFLRTIEKYRINAVYVAPPIVLALAKHPAVTQYDLSSLDYLVSAAAPLDARLADACARRLGIPPVMQAYGMTELSPGTHIVPLGAADAPPGTVGKLLPGTEMRIRCLDADKDLGTGESGEIWIRGPQVMKGYLGRPAETDAMIDADGWLHTGDIGQVDADGWLHVVDRVKELIKYKGYQVAPADLEAVLLAHEGIADAAVIGVTDADGNEIPKAYVVRQRGGAGARLTEEDVIAYVAGRVAPYKKVRRVEFTDLVPRAATGKILRRELRARERSSTAS is encoded by the coding sequence ATGGTCTTTCACAGTCAGTACGCCGATGTCGCGCCCGTCGACCTGCCGATCCACGAAGCCGTACTGGGCCGGTCGGCCACCGAGCACGCCGCCCTGCCCGCGCTGATCGACGGCCAGGACGGCACCACGCTCAGCTACGCCGAACTCGACGGCGCCAGCCGCCGGATCGCCGCGGCCCTGGCCGACGCGGGCGTCCTGCCCGGCGACGTGCTCGCGCTGCACAGCCCCAACACCATCGCCTACCCGGCCGTCTTCTACGCCGCCTCGCGCTGCGGCGCCGCCGTCACCACCGTGCACCCCCTGTGCACATCGGGCGAGTTCGCCCAGCAGCTGCGCGACTCCGGCGCCAACTGGATCGTCACCGTCGCCCCGCTGCTGGAGACCGCCCGCAGCGCCGCCGAGCAGACGGGCGGCATCACGGAGGTGTTCGTCTGCGACGGCGCCGTGGGCCACCGCTCCGTACGCGACATGATCGCCTCCACCGCGCCCGAACCGGCCGTCCGCATCGACCCCGCGCACGACGTGGCCGTGCTGCCCTACTCCTCCGGCACCACCGGCACCCCGAAGGGCGTGATGCTCACCCACCGCAACATCGCCACCAACCTCGCCCAGCTCAACCGGCTGGTCGGCAGCGGCCCCGGCGACCGCGTGCTGGCCGTACTGCCGTTCTTCCACATCTACGGCCTCACCGCCCTGATCAACTCCCCGCTGCGCAACGGCTCCACCGTCGTCGTGCTGCCCCGCTTCGACCTCGAACACTTCCTGCGCACCATCGAGAAGTACCGGATCAACGCGGTGTACGTGGCCCCGCCCATCGTGCTGGCCCTCGCCAAGCACCCGGCCGTCACCCAGTACGACCTGTCCTCGCTCGACTACCTCGTCAGCGCCGCCGCCCCGCTGGACGCCCGGCTCGCCGACGCCTGCGCCCGGCGCCTGGGCATCCCGCCCGTCATGCAGGCGTACGGCATGACCGAACTGTCGCCCGGCACCCACATCGTGCCGCTGGGCGCCGCCGACGCGCCGCCCGGCACCGTCGGCAAGCTGCTGCCGGGCACCGAGATGCGCATCCGCTGCCTGGACGCGGACAAGGACCTCGGCACCGGCGAGAGCGGCGAGATCTGGATCCGCGGCCCGCAGGTGATGAAGGGCTACCTCGGGCGGCCCGCGGAGACCGACGCGATGATCGACGCGGACGGCTGGCTGCACACCGGCGACATCGGGCAGGTGGACGCGGACGGCTGGCTGCACGTCGTCGACCGGGTCAAAGAGCTGATCAAATACAAGGGCTACCAGGTCGCGCCGGCCGACCTCGAAGCGGTGCTGCTCGCCCACGAAGGCATCGCGGACGCCGCGGTGATCGGCGTCACCGACGCGGACGGCAACGAGATACCCAAGGCGTATGTCGTACGGCAGCGCGGCGGGGCGGGGGCCCGGCTCACCGAGGAGGACGTCATCGCGTACGTTGCCGGGCGGGTCGCCCCGTACAAGAAGGTACGGCGGGTGGAGTTCACGGACCTCGTGCCCCGCGCCGCCACCGGCAAGATCCTGCGGCGCGAACTGCGCGCCAGGGAAAGGAGTTCCACGGCCTCATGA
- the pdxH gene encoding pyridoxamine 5'-phosphate oxidase — MLQDVAVHSADTPLPDPFDPSAMRAQYRAEGLDETDLAPSPYDQFARWFKEAAASGLHEPNAMVVSTADAAGRPSSRTVLLKRFDEHGFVFFTNYTSRKGRDLAENPYASLLFPWHPLARQVIITGPATRIGRDETAAYFRTRPHGSQLGAWASDQSAPVASRAELERGWAELAARYPEGEQVPAPPHWGGIRVVAETVEFWQGRENRLHDRLRYERQGDGDGWAVVRLAP, encoded by the coding sequence ATGCTGCAAGATGTGGCCGTGCACTCCGCCGACACGCCGCTCCCCGATCCGTTCGATCCTTCCGCCATGCGGGCGCAGTACCGCGCCGAGGGACTCGACGAGACAGACCTCGCTCCGAGCCCGTACGACCAGTTCGCGCGCTGGTTCAAGGAAGCGGCCGCGAGCGGACTGCACGAACCGAACGCGATGGTCGTCTCGACCGCCGACGCCGCCGGCCGCCCCAGCTCAAGGACCGTGCTGCTCAAGCGGTTCGACGAGCACGGCTTCGTGTTCTTCACCAACTACACCAGCCGCAAGGGCCGCGACCTGGCGGAGAATCCGTACGCCTCGCTGCTCTTCCCGTGGCACCCGCTGGCCCGCCAGGTGATCATCACAGGACCGGCCACCCGCATCGGCCGCGACGAGACCGCCGCGTACTTCCGCACCCGCCCGCACGGATCGCAGCTGGGCGCCTGGGCCAGCGACCAGTCGGCGCCGGTCGCCTCCCGCGCCGAACTGGAGCGCGGCTGGGCGGAGCTGGCGGCCCGTTACCCGGAGGGCGAGCAGGTGCCCGCGCCGCCGCACTGGGGCGGCATCCGGGTCGTCGCCGAGACCGTCGAGTTCTGGCAGGGCCGGGAGAACCGTCTGCACGACCGGCTGCGCTACGAGCGGCAGGGGGACGGGGACGGCTGGGCCGTCGTACGGCTGGCGCCTTGA
- a CDS encoding metal-dependent transcriptional regulator, whose amino-acid sequence MSGLIDTTEMYLRTILELEEEGVVPMRARIAERLEQSGPTVSQTVARMERDGLLTVAGDRHLELTEEGRRLATRVMRKHRLAECLLVDVIGLEWEQVHAEACRWEHVMSEAVERRVVELLRHPTESPYGNPIPGLEELGEKAEADPFLDAGMVSLMDLEAGADGKTVVVRRIGEPIQADAQLMYTLRRAGVQPGAVVSVTESPSGVLVGSSGEAAELQSEIAAHVFVAKR is encoded by the coding sequence ATGTCCGGACTGATCGACACCACGGAGATGTATCTCCGCACCATCCTTGAGCTGGAAGAGGAAGGTGTGGTCCCGATGCGCGCCCGGATCGCGGAGCGGCTCGAACAGAGCGGCCCGACGGTCAGCCAGACCGTGGCGCGCATGGAGCGCGACGGCCTGCTCACGGTCGCGGGCGACCGCCATCTGGAGCTGACCGAGGAGGGCCGTCGGCTGGCGACCCGCGTCATGCGCAAGCACCGCCTCGCCGAGTGCCTGCTGGTCGACGTCATCGGCCTGGAGTGGGAGCAGGTGCACGCCGAGGCGTGCCGCTGGGAGCACGTGATGAGCGAGGCGGTCGAGCGCCGCGTCGTCGAGCTGCTGCGGCATCCGACGGAGTCGCCGTACGGCAACCCCATCCCGGGTCTGGAGGAGCTGGGCGAGAAGGCCGAGGCCGACCCGTTCCTGGACGCCGGCATGGTGAGCCTGATGGACCTGGAGGCGGGCGCGGACGGCAAGACGGTCGTGGTGCGCCGCATCGGCGAGCCCATCCAGGCGGACGCCCAGCTCATGTACACGCTGCGGCGGGCCGGTGTGCAGCCGGGCGCGGTGGTCAGTGTGACCGAGTCGCCCTCCGGTGTGCTCGTCGGCAGCAGCGGCGAGGCCGCGGAACTGCAATCCGAGATCGCCGCCCACGTTTTCGTGGCCAAGCGCTGA
- a CDS encoding VOC family protein, which produces MNLVSLRMITDDVARLVGFYEHVTGVRAEWATPEFAECVTPSGTLAIAGSRTVALFGEDIARAAANHSVIIEFRVPDVDAEHRRLTDLGHTFVQQPTTMPWGNRSLLLRDPDGNLVNLFTPVTEDAVRRQERPARYAGAV; this is translated from the coding sequence ATGAACCTCGTCTCCCTCCGCATGATCACCGACGACGTCGCCCGCCTCGTCGGGTTCTACGAGCACGTCACCGGCGTACGGGCCGAGTGGGCCACCCCGGAATTCGCCGAATGCGTCACGCCGTCCGGCACGCTGGCGATCGCCGGCAGCCGCACGGTGGCCTTGTTCGGGGAGGACATCGCGCGGGCCGCCGCCAACCACTCGGTGATCATCGAGTTCCGCGTCCCGGACGTGGACGCGGAACACCGTCGCCTGACCGACCTCGGCCACACCTTCGTCCAGCAGCCGACGACCATGCCGTGGGGCAACCGCTCCCTGCTCCTGCGGGACCCCGACGGCAACCTGGTCAACCTCTTCACGCCCGTCACCGAGGACGCCGTACGGCGCCAGGAGCGCCCGGCCCGTTACGCGGGCGCCGTGTAG
- a CDS encoding SIS domain-containing protein — translation MGESNRLAGQYFDAAIELLRRVRDEEDERIGAAGTLIADTVEAGGRVFVFGAGHSSLPAQDTVYRAGGLAIMNLLTVPGVVGVDVRPATLGSALERVDGLAGAVLDTSPLEAGDVLIIISLSGRNSLPVEMAMNARALGLKVIGVTSVAYADETRSRHVSGTHLRDHCDLVLDSKIPVGDAELTVPGIEAPFAPASTVVTSAIMQSVVATAAGVLADRGIEPPLLRSGNVDGGHDWNGRVMREYADRIYYRQ, via the coding sequence ATGGGCGAGAGCAACCGGTTGGCCGGGCAGTACTTCGACGCCGCGATCGAGCTGCTGCGCCGGGTGCGCGACGAGGAGGACGAGCGGATCGGCGCGGCCGGCACGCTGATCGCCGACACCGTCGAGGCGGGCGGCCGGGTCTTCGTCTTCGGCGCCGGGCACTCCTCGCTCCCCGCCCAGGACACCGTCTACCGGGCCGGCGGGCTCGCGATCATGAACCTGCTGACCGTGCCGGGCGTGGTCGGCGTCGACGTACGGCCCGCCACCCTCGGCAGCGCGCTGGAGCGGGTGGACGGGCTGGCCGGGGCCGTCCTGGACACCAGCCCCCTGGAGGCCGGTGACGTGCTGATCATCATCTCGCTCTCCGGGCGCAACTCGCTGCCCGTGGAGATGGCGATGAACGCGCGGGCGCTCGGCCTGAAGGTCATCGGCGTGACCTCGGTGGCGTACGCGGACGAGACCAGGTCCCGGCACGTCTCGGGCACCCACCTCAGGGACCACTGCGACCTGGTCCTGGACAGCAAGATCCCGGTGGGCGACGCGGAGTTGACGGTGCCGGGCATCGAGGCGCCGTTCGCGCCCGCCTCCACGGTCGTCACCAGCGCGATCATGCAGTCGGTGGTCGCGACGGCCGCCGGGGTGCTGGCCGACCGCGGCATCGAGCCGCCGCTGCTGCGCTCCGGGAACGTGGACGGCGGGCACGACTGGAACGGCCGGGTGATGCGGGAGTACGCGGACCGGATCTACTACCGGCAGTAG
- a CDS encoding citrate synthase 2: MSDFVPGLEGVVAFETEIAEPDKEGGALRYRGVDIEDLVGKVSFGNVWGLLVDGSFNPGLPPAEPFPIPVHSGDIRVDVQSALAMLAPVWGLKPLLDTDEQTARDELARAAVMALSYVAQSARGQGLPMVPQKEIDKAGTVVERFMKRWRGEPDPKHVAAVDAYWTSAAEHGMNASTFTARVIASTGADVAAALSGAVGAMSGPLHGGAPSRVLGMIEEIERTGDATAYVKRALDRGERLMGFGHRVYRAEDPRARVLRRTARELGAPRFEVAEALEKAALEELHNRRPDRVLATNVEFWAAIVLDFAEVPAHMFTSMFTCARTAGWSAHILEQKRTGRLVRPSAKYVGPGPRGPEAVDGYTAPA, from the coding sequence ATGTCCGACTTCGTACCCGGACTCGAAGGAGTCGTCGCGTTCGAGACGGAGATCGCCGAACCGGACAAGGAAGGCGGCGCGCTCCGGTACCGCGGTGTCGACATCGAGGACCTCGTCGGGAAGGTCTCCTTCGGGAACGTGTGGGGGCTGCTGGTCGACGGATCGTTCAACCCCGGTCTGCCGCCGGCCGAGCCGTTCCCGATCCCCGTCCACTCGGGTGACATCCGGGTGGACGTGCAGTCCGCGCTGGCCATGCTCGCGCCGGTGTGGGGCCTGAAACCGCTGCTGGACACCGATGAGCAGACGGCGCGGGACGAGCTGGCGCGGGCCGCGGTCATGGCGCTCTCGTACGTCGCGCAGTCGGCGCGCGGGCAGGGCCTGCCGATGGTGCCGCAGAAGGAGATCGACAAGGCCGGGACCGTCGTCGAGCGCTTCATGAAGCGGTGGCGGGGCGAGCCGGACCCCAAGCACGTCGCGGCCGTGGACGCGTACTGGACCTCGGCGGCCGAGCACGGCATGAACGCGTCCACCTTCACGGCCCGGGTCATCGCCTCGACCGGGGCCGATGTGGCGGCGGCGCTGTCCGGCGCGGTGGGCGCGATGTCCGGGCCGCTGCACGGCGGGGCGCCGTCCCGGGTCCTCGGCATGATCGAGGAGATCGAGCGGACGGGTGACGCGACGGCGTATGTGAAGCGGGCGCTGGACCGCGGCGAGCGGCTGATGGGCTTCGGCCACCGGGTGTACCGCGCCGAGGACCCGCGGGCGCGGGTGCTGCGGCGCACGGCGCGCGAGCTGGGCGCGCCGCGCTTCGAGGTCGCGGAGGCGCTGGAGAAGGCCGCCCTGGAGGAGCTGCACAACCGGCGCCCGGACCGCGTGCTGGCGACGAACGTGGAGTTCTGGGCGGCGATCGTGCTGGACTTCGCGGAGGTTCCGGCGCACATGTTCACGTCGATGTTCACCTGTGCCCGTACGGCGGGCTGGAGCGCGCACATCCTGGAGCAGAAGCGGACCGGCCGCCTGGTCCGGCCGTCTGCCAAGTACGTGGGCCCGGGGCCGCGCGGCCCGGAAGCGGTGGACGGCTACACGGCGCCCGCGTAA
- a CDS encoding PAS domain-containing protein has translation MPGDGPDPQPDSEDSGLLAALLDGMDAALCAFGADGAVTHWNREAERLLGWTAAEAVGRQGLAGWAVRKEDADEVEADLLAATRSPGRQVHEFALLTKDGRRVLVRTQSSAVLGPDGRAAGVYCAFSEVHAQIDLERSIALSEALFVDASWGVVLVDADLRPAVVNAHAARALGMGRTAVLGRPLGDLLAQGVEELESALTHVLAEGTPPAAAELWVTLRSDEVEQTRRCWRSGFVRLASPLAEEPVPLGVGWIFQDVTDAKRAEQEASLLRFRAQQLHRAGRAAGECEDPMEAAAVHLDFALAGFADHGLIDVVGGGGGGDTGVSAVGPDAAGPPALVRAIASPAGAPGPSEAMPPTGIPVAYGPGHPAAQALERCGSVRAGAGPAIAEGWAAARKWPDGTVHGLCVVLRSRGRTLGVATFLRGPSRRPFDRADASYAEDVASRIAAALDLAGGPAGREP, from the coding sequence GTGCCCGGTGACGGTCCGGACCCGCAGCCGGACAGTGAGGACTCCGGCCTGCTCGCCGCCCTGCTGGACGGGATGGACGCCGCGCTGTGCGCCTTCGGCGCGGACGGCGCGGTCACCCACTGGAACCGCGAGGCCGAGCGGCTGCTCGGCTGGACGGCGGCCGAGGCCGTCGGCCGGCAGGGGCTGGCCGGATGGGCGGTCCGCAAGGAGGACGCCGACGAGGTCGAGGCCGACCTGCTCGCGGCGACCCGCTCGCCCGGACGCCAGGTCCACGAGTTCGCGCTGCTGACCAAGGACGGGCGCCGCGTCCTGGTGCGTACGCAGTCCTCCGCCGTGCTCGGGCCCGACGGGCGGGCGGCGGGCGTGTACTGCGCGTTCAGCGAGGTGCACGCGCAGATCGACCTGGAGCGTTCCATCGCGCTGAGCGAGGCGCTCTTCGTGGACGCCTCCTGGGGCGTCGTGCTGGTCGACGCCGACCTGCGGCCCGCCGTCGTCAACGCGCACGCCGCCCGCGCCCTGGGGATGGGCCGTACGGCCGTCCTGGGGCGTCCGCTGGGTGATCTGCTGGCCCAGGGCGTGGAGGAACTGGAGAGCGCCCTGACCCACGTCCTGGCGGAGGGCACGCCGCCGGCCGCCGCCGAGCTGTGGGTGACGCTCCGGTCCGACGAGGTCGAACAGACCCGCCGGTGCTGGCGCAGCGGCTTCGTCCGGCTGGCCTCGCCGCTGGCGGAGGAGCCCGTGCCGCTCGGCGTGGGCTGGATCTTCCAGGACGTCACGGACGCCAAGCGCGCGGAACAGGAAGCCTCGCTGCTGCGCTTCCGCGCCCAGCAGCTGCACCGCGCGGGCCGGGCGGCGGGGGAGTGCGAGGACCCGATGGAGGCGGCGGCGGTCCACCTCGACTTCGCCCTCGCCGGGTTCGCCGATCACGGGCTGATCGATGTGGTGGGGGGCGGTGGCGGCGGTGACACCGGTGTGTCCGCCGTCGGCCCGGACGCGGCCGGTCCGCCCGCTCTCGTACGGGCCATCGCCTCGCCCGCCGGCGCGCCCGGCCCCTCCGAGGCCATGCCGCCGACCGGCATCCCGGTGGCCTACGGCCCGGGCCACCCGGCCGCCCAGGCACTGGAGCGGTGCGGCTCGGTACGGGCCGGCGCGGGCCCGGCGATCGCGGAGGGCTGGGCCGCGGCCCGCAAGTGGCCGGACGGCACGGTGCACGGCCTGTGCGTGGTGCTGCGCAGCCGGGGGCGGACGCTGGGCGTGGCGACGTTCCTGCGCGGCCCCTCCCGGCGCCCGTTCGACCGGGCGGACGCGTCGTACGCGGAAGACGTCGCGTCCCGGATCGCGGCGGCGCTGGACCTGGCGGGCGGCCCCGCGGGGCGGGAGCCGTAG
- a CDS encoding helix-turn-helix transcriptional regulator — MTTSTTARVLALLEILQGGGVRTVPELAARLGVDERTVRRYVGHLLDLDIPVDAVRGRYGGYRLAPGYRMPPLMLTDEEALAVLLGLLAGQRGGPGAASAAAGESAAAKVRRVLPVALRQRLEALLETADFTERPRPAAPPEAAVLLELAEAVRKRRPVAFAYTDRKGDGSARTVLPYGLVAHSGRWYLTGAGRDGGEMRIFRLDRIASVRVLSGSFEIPDGFDPAATVLDHLARTPWKHDVSLRVRGTVEHLHDHLPAGIAALSHDEPDPSDDEPGWVRVRIRAERLDWIPPVLAALDRPFVIERPAALRDLVRALARRLGSYADADDPSR, encoded by the coding sequence GTGACCACTTCGACCACCGCCCGGGTGCTCGCCCTGCTGGAGATCCTCCAGGGCGGCGGCGTCCGTACCGTTCCCGAGCTGGCCGCCCGCCTCGGCGTCGACGAGCGCACCGTCCGCCGCTACGTCGGCCACCTGCTGGACCTGGACATCCCCGTCGACGCGGTGCGGGGCCGCTACGGCGGCTACCGGCTCGCCCCCGGCTACCGGATGCCGCCGCTGATGCTCACCGACGAGGAAGCCCTTGCCGTGCTGCTCGGCCTGCTCGCGGGGCAGCGCGGCGGGCCGGGCGCCGCCTCCGCGGCGGCCGGTGAGAGTGCCGCTGCGAAGGTGCGGCGGGTGCTGCCGGTGGCTCTGCGGCAGCGGCTGGAAGCGCTGCTGGAGACGGCCGACTTCACCGAGCGGCCCCGTCCCGCGGCCCCGCCGGAGGCGGCGGTGCTGCTCGAACTCGCCGAAGCCGTACGCAAGCGGCGGCCGGTGGCGTTCGCGTACACCGACCGCAAGGGCGACGGCAGCGCCCGCACGGTCCTGCCGTACGGTCTCGTGGCGCACTCCGGGCGGTGGTACCTGACCGGGGCCGGACGGGACGGCGGGGAGATGCGGATCTTCCGGCTGGACCGGATCGCCTCCGTCCGCGTGCTGTCCGGTTCGTTCGAGATCCCGGACGGTTTCGACCCGGCGGCGACCGTCCTCGACCATCTCGCCCGTACGCCGTGGAAACACGACGTGTCGCTGCGCGTCCGCGGCACCGTCGAGCACCTTCACGACCACCTCCCGGCCGGGATCGCCGCCCTGTCCCACGACGAGCCCGACCCGTCCGATGACGAGCCCGGATGGGTCCGCGTCCGCATCCGGGCCGAGCGGCTGGACTGGATTCCGCCCGTACTGGCCGCGCTGGACCGCCCGTTCGTCATCGAGCGCCCGGCCGCCCTGCGCGACCTGGTGCGTGCGCTGGCCCGGCGCCTCGGCTCGTACGCGGACGCTGACGACCCGTCCCGCTGA